The genomic window AAGGGAGAAAACTGAAAGAATTAAAGATTATTACAGATTGGAAGCAGAACTTGAAAGATTAAAAAGAGAAAAAGAGGAATTAAAGGAAAGAATTATTTTTGAAAAGGAAAAAGAATTTTCCCAGAAAATTATTGAGGAAAGGGAAAGGATAAAAAAGGAACTAAATGAAAAAATTTATTTTGAAATAAAAGAAAAGGACAAAATAATTGAGGATTTAAAGAAAAAGCTTGAGGAGGCTCAAGAAAAGGCTGAAAAAGTTTCAGGTGAGTTTAAAGGAGAAATACAAGAAATTGAAATTGAAAAATTTTTAAAAAATCAATACCCTTTTGATGAAGTTAAGAGAGTTAGTAAAGGGCAGTATGGGGCTGATGTGATTCAAATTGTAAGGAATGAAAAAGGTATGGAATGTGGCAAAATTTATTATGAAAGTAAAAGGACAAAAGCTTTTGATAACAGATGGATAACAAAGTTAAAAGAAGATAATCTAAGCTTAAATGCAGATATTTTAGTTATAGTAACAGAAACAATGCCAAAGGAAAGTGAATCATTTTTTTATAAGGATGGAGTTTGGATTTGTAATTTTTTTGAATTAAAACCTCTCTCATATATTTTGAGACATTTTCTGATTGAAATGAATTATTTAAAAATTTCTAAAGAGAATAAAGAAACAAAGATGTCAATGCTTTATGATTATTTAACAGGAAATGAATTCAAGAATCAATTCGGAGCTTTTATAGATGGTTTTACAACGCTTTATAAAAGTTATATTGAGGAAAGAAAAAAAATGCAGATTATTTGGGCAGAAAGGGAAAAACAGTTACAGAAAATTCTTGATAATCTTATGAGATTTTATGGTTCAATAAAGGCAATAGCAGGAGAAAAAATTCCAGAGATAAAAGAACTTGAAGATAAAAAATTTTTAATGTTGGAAGAAAAATAATTTAAATTAAAGATGTATAAGGTTTTTTAAAAATTTTTTAATAATATGTTCAATCTGTCATTTCTCTGCTTTTTAATTTTAAATCTTACATTTTATTTTTCAATATTAAGATTTTTTTATTTTTTAAGAGAAAAATTTTCATTTATTGATAGATTAGTATGTGGTTTTGTAGTCTATCTAACTTCTATTTTAGGAATTTTTGCACTTTCTGGTTTTATACACATTTACGAATTCAAAACAGTTTTAATTTTTCTTTTAATTATATTATTGTTTTTTTCTATTTATAAATTCAGAATAAAAGAAAGCTT from candidate division WOR-3 bacterium includes these protein-coding regions:
- a CDS encoding DUF2130 domain-containing protein — its product is MKNIIICPKCGTKIDVNEILYEQIEKELKEKFESELKTKMKIEKEKIEEEIKRKIEEEKAEYIKKLEKELREKTERIKDYYRLEAELERLKREKEELKERIIFEKEKEFSQKIIEERERIKKELNEKIYFEIKEKDKIIEDLKKKLEEAQEKAEKVSGEFKGEIQEIEIEKFLKNQYPFDEVKRVSKGQYGADVIQIVRNEKGMECGKIYYESKRTKAFDNRWITKLKEDNLSLNADILVIVTETMPKESESFFYKDGVWICNFFELKPLSYILRHFLIEMNYLKISKENKETKMSMLYDYLTGNEFKNQFGAFIDGFTTLYKSYIEERKKMQIIWAEREKQLQKILDNLMRFYGSIKAIAGEKIPEIKELEDKKFLMLEEK